In the Carboxydothermus hydrogenoformans Z-2901 genome, one interval contains:
- a CDS encoding DegV family protein, with protein MRKFKIFTDSTLDLPEEILNEEGIEIIPLSVHFPDGKSYLDRLEISAKEFLARMKEYVELPKTSQPSPHHFLEAFKNAVHQLENVGEVVFLGVSSRLSGTFQTAKMAAEMVSKKITVIDSKTGSLGLGILALKVAEWLKEGINREELLHRIEKFKEEHRLFFTVETMENLVKGGRISRMKEKVANFLNIKPIFHRTPEGEIAHLENVRGRKRAIQRLIELAEQHGKDFEQKIVGITHAGALEEALLLKEKLLERLKPKKIILSELSPALATHGGEGTLLVTY; from the coding sequence TTGCGCAAGTTTAAGATTTTCACCGATAGTACCCTGGATTTACCCGAAGAAATTTTAAACGAAGAGGGAATTGAGATTATTCCTCTTTCCGTTCATTTTCCCGACGGCAAGAGCTATCTTGATCGCCTGGAAATTTCCGCTAAAGAGTTTTTAGCCAGGATGAAAGAATACGTCGAATTACCTAAAACCAGTCAACCATCCCCCCATCACTTTTTAGAAGCTTTTAAAAATGCCGTACACCAATTGGAAAACGTCGGCGAGGTAGTTTTTTTAGGGGTTTCGTCCCGGCTTTCCGGAACCTTTCAAACTGCTAAAATGGCTGCAGAAATGGTCAGCAAAAAAATCACCGTTATTGATTCAAAAACTGGGTCCCTGGGACTTGGGATTTTAGCCTTAAAGGTTGCGGAATGGTTAAAAGAAGGGATAAACCGGGAAGAACTTTTACACCGGATAGAAAAATTTAAAGAAGAGCATCGGCTCTTTTTTACCGTGGAAACCATGGAAAACCTGGTCAAAGGCGGGCGGATTTCCCGGATGAAAGAAAAGGTAGCTAATTTTTTAAATATAAAACCTATCTTTCACCGGACACCTGAAGGCGAAATAGCTCATTTAGAAAATGTCCGGGGGCGAAAAAGAGCCATCCAGAGACTAATTGAGCTTGCCGAACAACATGGGAAAGATTTTGAACAAAAAATTGTCGGTATAACTCACGCCGGCGCTTTGGAAGAGGCGCTTTTGTTGAAGGAAAAACTTCTGGAACGGTTAAAGCCGAAAAAAATTATCCTTTCCGAATTAAGTCCAGCACTGGCCACCCATGGCGGAGAAGGTACTTTACTGGTGACTTATTAA
- a CDS encoding FTR1 family iron permease yields the protein MVKRFSLIVVIVTLLTFVFTFPSFAENPIGEYQNLLKSLYQEAKEGEWGEAQELASKLQTFFENEEKEIKELSPKLYEESEEYLPKIIKYASKKDFEELSEYYEKLTGAFPSSEKKEGFAGLFDSALIILREGFEAFLIIGALWAFLQKAGQENLKGSLILGAVTGVAGSIAVAFFLLSAAGKALPPAALEGLSSIIAAALLFYVSFWLLSKASTHRWEEFIKNTANQALIRKSYWSFFGVSFLAVFREGFETVLFYTALYHQVSPSGFWSGLISGALGLVVLVFAIVKLGVKIPLRPFFLATGILLYYLTIKFAGYGVHELAEIGWISETKLGNFSLSLLGFYPTLENLIVQGILLVIGIYGIGKILTNPPQAT from the coding sequence ATGGTTAAAAGATTTTCTTTAATAGTCGTTATTGTTACCCTGCTTACTTTTGTCTTTACCTTTCCCTCTTTTGCCGAAAACCCTATCGGAGAGTACCAAAATCTCTTAAAAAGCCTTTATCAAGAAGCCAAAGAAGGTGAATGGGGGGAGGCTCAGGAACTTGCTTCTAAACTCCAAACTTTTTTTGAAAACGAGGAAAAAGAAATTAAAGAATTAAGCCCAAAACTTTATGAAGAATCGGAAGAATATTTGCCAAAAATTATCAAGTACGCTTCTAAAAAAGACTTCGAAGAGCTTTCCGAGTACTATGAGAAATTAACAGGAGCTTTTCCCTCCAGTGAAAAGAAAGAAGGTTTTGCCGGTCTTTTTGATAGCGCTTTGATAATTCTCAGGGAAGGATTTGAAGCTTTTCTAATCATAGGCGCGCTCTGGGCGTTTTTGCAAAAAGCCGGACAGGAAAACCTTAAAGGAAGTCTTATCCTGGGTGCAGTTACAGGAGTAGCCGGTAGCATTGCTGTTGCTTTTTTCCTCCTATCCGCTGCCGGTAAAGCTCTACCTCCAGCGGCATTAGAAGGTTTATCCTCGATTATTGCAGCAGCTCTTCTTTTTTATGTAAGTTTCTGGCTTCTTTCCAAAGCAAGCACCCACAGGTGGGAAGAGTTCATTAAAAATACCGCAAACCAGGCTTTAATCAGGAAAAGCTACTGGTCCTTTTTCGGCGTCTCATTTTTGGCGGTATTTCGGGAGGGTTTTGAAACTGTATTATTTTACACCGCTCTCTACCACCAGGTAAGCCCCTCAGGCTTCTGGAGCGGGCTTATTTCCGGTGCCCTTGGTCTTGTAGTATTAGTTTTTGCCATCGTTAAGCTCGGGGTAAAGATACCCCTTCGTCCCTTTTTCCTGGCTACCGGAATCCTCCTCTATTATCTAACCATTAAATTTGCCGGTTACGGCGTTCATGAGCTGGCAGAAATAGGCTGGATTTCGGAAACCAAGCTGGGTAATTTTAGCTTAAGCTTGCTTGGTTTTTACCCCACTTTAGAAAATTTAATTGTTCAGGGAATTCTGTTAGTAATAGGTATTTATGGAATTGGTAAAATCTTAACCAATCCCCCACAAGCCACTTAA
- a CDS encoding methionine ABC transporter permease has protein sequence MEYWPEILKATYETLYMTGVSLFFAAVIGIPVGVLLNAVSNGGIMPNPVIYSILGSVVNVLRSAPFVILMLAVTPLTRLIAGTSIGSSAAIVPLTIGAAPFVARLIEANLREVDPGVVEAARAMGANNRQVIFKVLLPEARAGIILSLTNTAIAIIGYSAMAGAIGGGGLGDLGVRYGYMRFQTDVMLITVAILVALVEIVQATGNFLARKYKTK, from the coding sequence GTGGAATACTGGCCGGAAATCCTGAAGGCTACCTATGAAACCCTTTATATGACCGGAGTATCTCTTTTCTTTGCAGCGGTAATTGGTATTCCGGTGGGAGTTCTCTTAAATGCCGTTTCAAATGGTGGGATAATGCCCAATCCGGTAATTTACAGCATTCTGGGTTCGGTAGTAAATGTCCTGCGTTCGGCGCCTTTTGTAATTCTGATGCTGGCGGTAACTCCTTTAACCCGGCTTATTGCCGGGACCTCTATCGGTAGCAGCGCAGCGATAGTACCCTTAACAATAGGGGCGGCGCCTTTTGTTGCCCGGTTAATTGAGGCCAATCTCAGGGAAGTTGACCCCGGAGTGGTAGAAGCGGCCCGGGCCATGGGGGCAAATAACCGGCAGGTAATTTTCAAAGTACTTTTGCCGGAAGCCCGAGCCGGAATTATTTTGAGTTTAACCAATACTGCAATAGCTATAATCGGGTATTCGGCCATGGCCGGAGCCATTGGTGGAGGAGGGCTGGGCGACCTCGGTGTCCGGTATGGTTATATGCGCTTTCAAACGGATGTGATGCTCATAACCGTGGCTATTTTGGTAGCTCTGGTGGAGATTGTGCAGGCTACGGGCAATTTTTTGGCCCGTAAATATAAAACAAAATAA
- a CDS encoding Hsp20/alpha crystallin family protein produces MLIPFDPWREMLNFKNQMERFFERGDFLEPFNPARLFSPRVEIFEEGADVVVRAEIPGLNAKEDLEVIVEPESLTLRGEIRDERERKQERFYRSERYYGKFSRTIALPAEVEPDHARASYQNGILEVRMKKSGKNNPRARRIEIQ; encoded by the coding sequence ATGCTTATACCTTTTGATCCCTGGCGGGAAATGTTAAATTTTAAAAACCAGATGGAACGGTTTTTTGAACGGGGAGATTTTTTGGAACCCTTTAACCCTGCAAGACTCTTTAGCCCGCGGGTGGAAATTTTTGAAGAAGGGGCAGACGTAGTTGTTCGGGCGGAAATACCGGGACTAAATGCCAAAGAAGACCTTGAAGTAATCGTGGAGCCGGAAAGCCTTACCTTAAGAGGCGAGATCCGGGATGAACGGGAGAGAAAGCAAGAGCGGTTTTACCGGAGTGAACGTTATTACGGCAAATTTTCAAGAACTATCGCTTTACCGGCGGAAGTTGAACCGGATCATGCCCGGGCTTCTTACCAAAACGGCATTTTAGAGGTGCGGATGAAAAAATCCGGCAAAAACAATCCCCGGGCCCGCCGCATAGAAATACAGTAA
- a CDS encoding MetQ/NlpA family ABC transporter substrate-binding protein — protein MKKVLVALVLILTLGLFGCGSQKATEKVLKVGATPVPHAEILRQVQPILEKEGIKLEIIEFTDYVKPNIALAEKELDANYFQHVPYLEQFNKDRGLNLTWTVKVHFEPMGLYSKKVKSIDEFKPGAKIGIPNDPTNGGRALALLEKAGLITLKPGVGIKATVKDITSKKVEVVELEAAQLPRSLDDLDGAVINGNYAQEAKLTPKDALIAEDANSEAAETFGNVLAVRKGDENREEIKKLSEALKSEEIKKFINEKYNGAVVPLN, from the coding sequence ATGAAAAAAGTTTTGGTAGCCTTAGTGCTAATTTTAACTCTGGGCCTTTTTGGCTGCGGAAGCCAAAAAGCTACCGAAAAAGTTTTAAAAGTTGGGGCGACCCCGGTACCTCACGCGGAAATTTTACGGCAGGTGCAGCCGATTTTAGAAAAGGAAGGCATCAAACTGGAGATTATCGAGTTTACCGACTATGTAAAGCCCAATATCGCTTTGGCGGAAAAAGAGCTGGATGCCAACTATTTTCAGCACGTCCCGTATTTAGAGCAATTTAATAAAGACCGGGGGCTTAACCTTACCTGGACGGTAAAAGTCCATTTTGAGCCGATGGGGCTTTATTCCAAAAAGGTAAAGAGTATTGACGAGTTTAAACCGGGAGCCAAAATTGGTATTCCGAACGATCCTACCAACGGTGGGCGGGCTTTGGCTCTCTTGGAAAAAGCAGGGCTTATTACCTTAAAACCGGGTGTGGGGATCAAAGCAACGGTAAAGGATATAACTTCCAAGAAAGTGGAAGTGGTGGAATTAGAAGCAGCCCAGCTGCCGCGGTCCCTGGATGACCTTGATGGAGCGGTGATTAACGGCAACTATGCCCAGGAAGCTAAGCTTACTCCTAAAGATGCGTTAATTGCCGAAGATGCCAATTCGGAAGCGGCCGAGACTTTTGGCAACGTTTTGGCTGTGCGCAAAGGCGATGAAAATCGCGAAGAAATTAAAAAACTGTCGGAAGCTTTAAAGTCCGAAGAAATCAAGAAGTTTATCAATGAAAAATACAATGGTGCGGTGGTGCCTTTAAATTAA
- a CDS encoding Hsp20/alpha crystallin family protein, whose product MLMRFDPFKEIFDLNRWFAEAFTPINRSLSLPRVDILDNGDELLVKAELPGIEDKNQIELYVQNDYLIIKGQVQDETEAKTDRYYRKERFTGSFERVVYLPVEVEPAKATAEYKNGILNIKLKKAQGNPQGFKVDIN is encoded by the coding sequence ATGCTCATGAGATTTGATCCCTTCAAAGAAATCTTTGATTTAAATCGCTGGTTTGCCGAAGCCTTTACTCCAATTAACAGAAGCCTTTCTCTACCAAGAGTTGACATCTTAGATAACGGAGATGAGCTTTTAGTTAAAGCAGAGCTTCCAGGTATTGAAGATAAGAACCAAATCGAACTCTACGTCCAAAACGATTATTTAATCATTAAAGGTCAGGTTCAGGATGAAACCGAAGCCAAAACCGACAGATACTATCGCAAAGAAAGATTCACCGGTAGCTTTGAAAGGGTAGTTTACCTGCCGGTGGAAGTGGAACCTGCCAAAGCCACTGCTGAATATAAAAACGGCATTTTAAACATCAAGCTTAAAAAAGCCCAAGGTAACCCCCAGGGATTTAAAGTAGATATCAACTAA
- a CDS encoding MFS transporter has product MNYNYNKIRYAIAFGHFWIDFYANVLASTMYLLARDLHLSLTRQGILVAVVSFAGSVMQPYLGYLVDKKGKSTHLLFSLLLMGLLTTATGLFQNFYPVLILFTLGALGSALYHPLGSVLTTSISEKKNTAVSFYVTWGNIGYSIAPVILVPVVEALGRKGLLLFSLPMFLALIFLYLSKSHQLPLPHEERKETLPSFRATIKSAFTGLLLLNLIVWGRAWIQVALGNYSIQYFLHQGLSANQSSILLSAYLLAGTAGVVAGGFVSEKHGERFTLLATFLLSGATLIMMFFTPPPFSYLGMLITGFLLNMSFPATIVMGQNLIPENAGMVSGMMMGLAFGLGGMGAMLTGTVADYTSLAFSLKLLVVIPFIISALTLVYFQKISLPKPKIK; this is encoded by the coding sequence TTGAATTATAATTATAACAAAATTCGTTATGCGATTGCTTTTGGCCATTTCTGGATAGATTTTTACGCCAACGTCTTAGCTTCTACCATGTACCTTTTAGCCCGGGACTTACACTTAAGCCTTACCCGCCAGGGAATTCTGGTAGCGGTTGTTTCGTTTGCCGGTTCGGTCATGCAACCGTACCTGGGTTATCTGGTGGATAAAAAAGGAAAAAGCACCCATCTCTTATTCAGCCTTTTGCTAATGGGATTACTTACTACCGCCACCGGACTGTTTCAAAATTTTTATCCCGTTTTAATCCTTTTTACCCTCGGCGCCTTAGGCTCAGCCCTTTATCACCCCTTAGGGTCTGTGCTTACAACCAGCATCAGCGAAAAGAAAAACACCGCTGTTTCTTTTTACGTCACCTGGGGAAATATCGGCTACTCCATAGCCCCGGTAATTCTGGTGCCGGTGGTAGAAGCTTTGGGACGAAAAGGGCTTTTACTTTTTTCTCTGCCTATGTTTTTAGCACTAATATTCCTCTATTTATCAAAAAGCCACCAGCTACCCCTTCCCCACGAAGAGCGTAAAGAAACTCTACCCTCCTTTCGGGCCACGATTAAAAGCGCCTTTACCGGCCTTCTGCTTTTAAACTTAATCGTTTGGGGCCGTGCCTGGATCCAGGTAGCCCTTGGCAACTATTCCATTCAGTATTTCCTGCATCAGGGGCTTTCGGCCAACCAGAGCAGTATCCTTCTTTCGGCTTATCTTTTGGCCGGAACAGCAGGGGTGGTAGCGGGTGGTTTTGTAAGTGAAAAGCACGGAGAAAGGTTTACCCTGCTTGCTACTTTCCTTTTGTCCGGAGCTACGTTAATAATGATGTTTTTCACTCCACCACCTTTTTCTTATCTTGGCATGCTTATAACCGGCTTTCTTTTAAACATGTCCTTCCCGGCCACCATCGTTATGGGGCAAAACTTAATCCCGGAAAACGCCGGAATGGTTTCCGGGATGATGATGGGGCTGGCTTTTGGTCTTGGCGGTATGGGTGCTATGCTTACCGGTACGGTGGCTGATTATACCAGTCTTGCTTTTTCTTTAAAACTGTTGGTGGTGATTCCCTTTATTATCTCCGCTTTAACGTTAGTTTATTTTCAAAAAATTTCCCTGCCTAAACCCAAAATAAAATAA